The Salvelinus sp. IW2-2015 linkage group LG15, ASM291031v2, whole genome shotgun sequence genome includes a region encoding these proteins:
- the LOC111974852 gene encoding phosphatidylinositol polyphosphate 5-phosphatase type IV-like: protein MRMTENGEDSSPSQPVGGVLPGGVPGGKDPGGVSGDNRPVNPTTEDNKTTKLLNNTMKFPQDVRDQSSKTSPYQPRPPLLPKPPALSKGGNSDSVEEKVRSMRLKNSQESLTDPAETGSSTESLKEDSTVTGVFTLSGAATLRNGQGSVVGPQSAPSGSPVFRARGQSLSEYERGPHDHHSDPAEQRVRSSKVRLSPLQPSGPFPALEQSLASASLRTANRIDRDCVDYGIVPGRAGPERLQLHRNLSDSRLLDNMVSDNISVNSMKSTFSVLNPIRPRDVRNRSFLEGSVMGSGALLGAEELDRYFPERRVGIYIATWNMQGEKGLPNNLDDLLLPTDSEFAQDFYIIGVQEGCPDRREWEIRLQETLGPYYVMLYAASHGVLYLTVFVRRDLIWFCSEVEHATVTTRIMSQIKTKGAVGIGFTFFGTSFLFITSHFTSGDSKVYERILDYNKIIEALALPNGLPDTNPYRSTSSDVTTRFDEVFWFGDFNFRLSKDRVGVEAILNQNPGVDMGPLLHHDQLSKEMKDGSIFKGFQEAPIQFFPTYKYDVGCDMYDTTSKQRTPSYTDRILFRNRQVDDIKVIKYTSCSTIKTSDHRPVIAMFQVKLRPGRDNIPLGAGQFDRSLYLEGIRRRITRELKKREAMKNQGSSTICSIS from the exons ATGAGGATGACTGAGAATGGGGAGGACAGCAGCCCCTCTCAGCCCGTTGGTGGAGTGTTACCTGGTGGAGTTCCTGGTGGGAAGGATCCAGGAGGAGTAAGTGGTGACAATAGGCCGGTGAACCCCACTACAGAGGACAACAAAACCACAAAGCTCCTCAACAACACCATGAAATTCCCTCAGGATGTACGAGACCAAAGCAGCAAGACCAGTCCCTACCAGCCCCGACCACCCCTGCTGCCAAAGCCCCCTGCACTGTCAAAGGGAGGGAACAGTGATTCGGTGGAGGAGAAGGTGAGAAGCAtgagactgaagaacagccaggAGAGTCTGACCGACCCAGCTGAGACCGGTTCCTCCACAGAATCTCTTAAGGAGGACTCAACAGTTACAGGTGTGTTCACCTTGAGCGGTGCTGCCACCTTGAGGAACGGACAGGGCTCTGTCGTTGGACCCCAATCGGCTCCATCAGGGTCCCCCGTCTTCAGAGCCAGGGGCCAGAGCCTTTCAGAGTATGAGCGGGGGCCCCACGACCACCACAGTGACCCTGCAGAGCAGCGAGTGAGGTCCTCCAAGGTACGCCTCTCTCCCTTACAGCCCTCGGGTCCATTTCCTGCTCTGGAGCAGAGCTTGGCTTCCGCATCCTTAAGGACGGCTAATCGGATTGACAGGGATTGCGTGGATTATGGCATTGTGCCGGGGAGAGCTGGGCCGGAGAGGCTGCAACTGCACAGGAACCTGAGCGACAGCCGGCTTCTGGATAACATGGTGTCGGACAACATCTCTGTCAACTCCATGAAGTCCACCTTCAGCGTGTTGAACCCCATCAGACCCAGGGATGTCAGGAACAG GAGTTTTCTGGAGGGCAGTGTGATGGGTAGTGGTGCCCTGCTGGGGGCTGAGGAGCTGGACCGCTACTTCCCAGAGAGGAGAGTTGGCATCTACATAGCCACATGGAACATGCAGGGAGAAAAG GGACTTCCAAACAACCTAGACGATCTGTTGCTCCCGACGGACTCTGAATTTGCTCAAGACTTTTACATCATCGGAGTCCAGGAGGGATGTCCAGACCG GAGGGAATGGGAGATCCGTCTTCAAGAGACTCTGGGGCCGTACTACGTCATGCTCTACGCAGCCTCCCACGGGGTTCTCTACCTCACTGTGTTTGTCAGGAGGGACCTCATTTGGTTCTGCTCag AAGTGGAGCATGCCACGGTCACAACACGCATCATGTCTCAGATCAAAACCAAAGGAGCTGTGGGGATCGGCTTCACCTTCTTTGGCACTTCCTTCCTCTTCATCACCTCCCATTTTACCT CTGGAGATTCCAAAGTGTACGAGAGGATTCTGGACTACAACAAAATCATTGAAGCACTTGCTCTTCCTAATGGTCTTCCAGACACCAACCCTTACCGCTCCACATCCT CGGATGTGACAACACGGTTTGATGAGGTTTTCTGGTTTGGGGACTTTAACTTCCGTCTGAGTAAAGATCGTGTGGGGGTAGAGGCCATTCTAAACCAGAACCCGGGTGTGGACATGGGGCCTCTGCTCCACCATGACCAACTCTCCAAGGAAATGAAGGATG GTTCCATCTTTAAAGGCTTCCAGGAAGCACCAATTCAGTTCTTCCCCACCTACAAATATGATGTCGGCTGTGACATGTACGACACCACCTCCAAGCAGAGAACTCCCTCATACACA GACAGAATACTGTTCAGGAACAGGCAGGTGGATGACATCAAAGTGATAAAGTACACCAGCTGTTCAACGATAAAGACGTCAGACCACCGGCCTGTCATCGCCATGTTCCAGGTCAAACTGCGTCCCGGGAGAGACAA TATTCCTCTGGGAGCAGGCCAGTTTGACAGGAGTCTGTACCTGGAGGGCATCAGGAGGAGGATCACCAGAGAGCTGAAGAAGAGAGAAGCCATGAAGAACCAGGGCAGCAGCACCATCTGCTCAATCTCCTGA